One Saccharopolyspora erythraea NRRL 2338 genomic region harbors:
- the lanL gene encoding class IV lanthionine synthetase LanL: MEQESHPKSAGQDAGELLTGRPVADPGRPGPAPVLSTPDAKDLVPLLRDALGARADAPRWHVAEGEPWCTVSPSGAREVLQGWKLHVSATMGTAGAVLQRCLPVLLDAERPFKFAITLAHVYALNSGHAPRYGAGKFLTCYPEDDEQAVGLAEALHLATTGLSGPVILSDRPYRPGSIVHYRYGSFVNRRVLTNDGLYRHIIDSPTGETVPDLREPRYTPPEWVRCPFPAAESAPSSGARRILLGDRFAVREAIRHANKGGLYRAQDLRTGKPVVIKETRPHTVVGSDGTCAQDMLRAEARALEALAPLGVAPEVVEFFEQSGHLYLAMRDLQGPPLRRWVTDRFRQHGPRGYLPAALRLAERLVDKLRAVHETGLVLRDFTPNNVIVVDDEPWLIDFELSVRAGETTGRLSAGTPGYAAPEQLRGDEPHQLADRFSLGATLAYVLTGADPRLPEDEPASRPLRERLSVWLPTVTATELPDSVTALITALMDDEPADRPTPSHARTVLAAAPGLGHRSSAVEPFDGDKWQQAVDGIVGHLLATMNPGDDDALWPLARPLHDPCNVQHGAAGVLGALTSYYRLRGGDRVAEAIGTAADWIRRRMRQDAFRPPGLHFGRAGIAWALHDAADALRDHPAADDAVGLAKELPTSWLSPDITHGMAGIGLTYLHFWQVTGDAEFAHRVRQCAEALLRSMRHDSDGPFWQVPEDADSTFAGQRFHGFAHGTAGIGYFLLAAGELGGAACETTAEQLARPLLRHAVVDDAGARWHGGLDTSGPLLPHWCNGSSGIGTFLVRLARLTGDTRARDMAEKAASATVDHSRTGAVGQCHGLTGNAEFVLDMADFLDEPAYVATAHRMAHAVFGRRVYRDGRTVFTDPEGHVSAEWADGVSGVLAFLLRLRYGGSRRWMADAGGWTGQR, encoded by the coding sequence ATGGAGCAGGAGTCACACCCGAAGTCGGCAGGTCAGGATGCCGGAGAGCTCCTGACCGGCAGGCCCGTCGCCGACCCGGGGCGCCCCGGACCCGCCCCCGTACTGTCCACACCGGACGCGAAGGATCTCGTTCCGCTGCTGCGCGACGCGCTCGGAGCCCGCGCGGACGCACCGCGCTGGCACGTCGCCGAGGGAGAACCGTGGTGCACGGTTTCCCCGTCCGGCGCCCGGGAGGTGCTCCAGGGCTGGAAGCTGCACGTGTCGGCCACGATGGGGACAGCGGGCGCGGTGTTGCAGCGGTGCCTGCCCGTTCTGCTCGACGCCGAGCGCCCTTTCAAGTTCGCGATCACGCTGGCCCACGTCTACGCGCTGAACTCCGGGCACGCGCCGCGCTACGGCGCGGGCAAGTTCCTGACCTGCTACCCGGAGGACGACGAGCAGGCGGTCGGGCTCGCCGAGGCACTGCATCTGGCGACCACGGGGCTGAGTGGTCCGGTGATCCTGTCGGACCGCCCGTACCGGCCGGGCAGCATCGTGCACTACCGCTACGGCTCGTTCGTCAACCGGCGCGTTCTCACCAACGACGGCCTGTACCGCCACATCATCGACAGCCCGACCGGAGAAACGGTGCCCGACCTCCGGGAGCCGCGGTACACGCCGCCGGAGTGGGTGCGATGCCCCTTCCCAGCCGCCGAAAGCGCGCCGTCCTCGGGCGCCAGGCGGATCCTGCTCGGTGACCGCTTCGCGGTGCGGGAGGCGATCCGGCACGCCAACAAGGGCGGTCTCTACCGCGCTCAGGACCTGCGCACCGGAAAGCCGGTCGTGATCAAGGAGACCCGTCCGCACACCGTCGTCGGCTCGGACGGCACCTGCGCCCAGGACATGCTGCGGGCCGAGGCCCGCGCGCTGGAGGCGCTGGCACCGCTGGGCGTCGCCCCCGAGGTCGTCGAGTTCTTCGAACAGAGCGGGCACCTGTACCTGGCCATGCGCGACCTCCAGGGGCCGCCCTTGCGGCGGTGGGTCACCGACCGGTTCCGGCAGCACGGGCCGCGCGGGTACCTGCCGGCCGCGCTGCGGCTGGCGGAACGGCTCGTGGACAAGCTGCGGGCGGTGCACGAGACCGGACTGGTGCTGCGGGACTTCACGCCGAACAACGTCATCGTCGTCGACGACGAGCCGTGGCTGATCGACTTCGAGCTGTCGGTCCGCGCCGGGGAGACCACCGGCAGGCTCTCCGCGGGCACTCCCGGCTACGCCGCGCCGGAGCAGTTGCGCGGCGACGAGCCCCACCAGCTGGCGGACCGCTTCAGCCTCGGCGCGACGCTCGCCTACGTCCTCACCGGAGCCGACCCCCGCCTTCCCGAGGACGAGCCTGCGAGCCGGCCGCTGCGGGAGCGCCTGTCGGTGTGGCTGCCCACGGTGACGGCCACCGAGCTCCCGGACTCGGTGACCGCGCTGATCACCGCACTGATGGACGACGAACCGGCCGACCGCCCCACTCCGTCGCACGCCCGGACGGTGCTCGCGGCGGCACCCGGCCTGGGGCACCGCTCCAGCGCGGTCGAACCCTTCGACGGCGACAAGTGGCAGCAAGCGGTCGACGGGATCGTCGGCCACCTGCTCGCGACGATGAACCCCGGCGATGACGACGCGCTCTGGCCGCTGGCGCGCCCGCTCCACGACCCGTGCAACGTCCAGCACGGCGCCGCCGGTGTTCTCGGCGCTCTGACCTCGTACTACCGGCTGCGCGGTGGCGACCGGGTCGCGGAGGCGATCGGCACGGCGGCCGACTGGATCCGCCGCCGCATGCGGCAGGACGCGTTCCGCCCGCCGGGGCTGCACTTCGGCCGGGCCGGCATCGCATGGGCCCTGCACGACGCCGCCGACGCGCTCCGCGACCACCCCGCCGCCGACGACGCGGTGGGACTGGCCAAGGAGCTGCCGACCAGCTGGCTCAGCCCCGACATCACCCACGGGATGGCCGGGATCGGGCTCACCTACCTGCACTTCTGGCAGGTCACCGGCGACGCCGAGTTCGCCCACCGGGTCCGGCAGTGCGCCGAGGCGCTGCTGCGCTCGATGCGCCACGACTCCGACGGGCCGTTCTGGCAGGTGCCCGAGGACGCCGACTCCACCTTCGCCGGCCAGCGCTTCCACGGCTTCGCCCACGGCACCGCGGGAATCGGCTACTTCCTGCTCGCGGCGGGCGAGCTCGGCGGAGCGGCGTGCGAGACGACCGCGGAGCAACTGGCACGGCCGCTGCTGCGACACGCCGTCGTGGACGACGCCGGGGCGCGTTGGCACGGCGGGCTGGACACGTCGGGACCGCTGCTGCCCCACTGGTGCAACGGCTCCTCCGGCATCGGGACGTTCCTGGTGCGGCTGGCCAGGCTCACCGGCGACACGCGCGCCAGGGACATGGCCGAGAAGGCGGCGTCCGCCACGGTCGACCACAGCCGGACCGGCGCCGTCGGCCAGTGCCACGGCCTGACCGGGAACGCGGAGTTCGTGCTCGACATGGCCGACTTCCTCGATGAACCCGCCTACGTCGCCACGGCGCACCGGATGGCGCACGCCGTCTTCGGCCGCCGGGTCTACCGCGACGGGCGAACGGTGTTCACCGACCCGGAGGGGCACGTGTCGGCGGAGTGGGCCGACGGAGTCAGCGGTGTGCTGGCGTTCCTGCTGCGCCTGCGCTACGGCGGGTCGCGCCGGTGGATGGCCGACGCCGGCGGCTGGACCGGGCAGCGATGA
- a CDS encoding alpha/beta hydrolase family protein — protein sequence MSAPSTTAAGSAVVRSNFSFAPGGRHAACVRTRGAESVFEVWGFDSGVARLLRQEPAPHRGAQAQPLADGRVLLFPNSPEQHELVLLDPEGGRRVLKRVHAIAGYLLPHPTSSALGVLVARESACQSAIWRVTDAGAELVLRLPGWVSGGVWLDPRLELLGANLTTGQGRCDGVLVDLGRRRWRTILSLSPESRDSIVACHPGSGLLVIETNAGGHHRLGWARLDGANAVRFPELLDEDGLRHRALAIDPPGKRVLVQRQRGAVTTLHVYTPQDDQLRQLAIPTGVTRGRAHWSTAAIRVPFSSPTKPTTLLTITSCEETSYLPDDGTGGEWVDAELVRLSAAAGGVEAIVYGRDWLRSDRLVLALHGGPLSAWRMQFEPLFQALASAGVAVVAPNYRGSTGYGHEHLSPVLDSWGGPDLDDVVAIGADLGSLRADLPRPMVLGVSYGAFLSLLAASAAPKLWSACVALAPLLSGARLHSASAPWVGHRAMRLGALSGIDDQLGARDVLRLCPEISVPLLLMHGTDDDVIPVGQSRELRDRLLETGRADLTYKEVPGNHHEVVTGVSAVVRNTVARFCRTWGRP from the coding sequence ATGAGCGCGCCGAGCACGACCGCCGCCGGGAGCGCGGTGGTGCGGTCGAACTTCAGCTTCGCGCCCGGCGGGCGCCACGCGGCCTGCGTGCGGACGCGCGGCGCGGAGTCGGTGTTCGAGGTGTGGGGGTTCGACTCGGGCGTGGCGAGGCTGCTGCGCCAGGAGCCCGCCCCCCACCGCGGCGCCCAGGCGCAGCCGCTCGCCGACGGCCGGGTCCTGCTGTTCCCCAACTCGCCCGAGCAGCACGAGCTCGTGCTGCTCGATCCCGAGGGGGGTCGCCGGGTCCTCAAGCGCGTCCACGCGATCGCCGGGTACCTGCTGCCCCACCCCACGTCCTCCGCGCTCGGAGTGCTGGTCGCACGCGAGAGCGCCTGCCAGTCGGCGATCTGGCGGGTCACCGACGCCGGGGCCGAGCTCGTGCTGCGGCTGCCCGGTTGGGTGTCCGGCGGCGTGTGGCTGGACCCCAGGCTCGAGTTGCTGGGCGCCAACCTCACGACTGGCCAGGGACGGTGCGACGGCGTGCTGGTCGATCTGGGGCGGAGACGCTGGCGGACGATCCTGTCGCTGTCCCCGGAAAGCCGCGACAGCATCGTCGCTTGCCATCCGGGCAGCGGCCTTCTGGTGATCGAGACCAACGCGGGCGGCCACCACCGGCTCGGCTGGGCGCGGCTCGACGGCGCGAACGCGGTCCGCTTCCCGGAGCTGCTGGACGAGGACGGACTCCGCCACCGGGCGCTGGCGATCGACCCGCCGGGCAAGCGGGTGCTCGTGCAGAGGCAGCGCGGCGCGGTGACCACGCTGCACGTCTACACGCCGCAGGACGACCAGTTGCGGCAGCTCGCCATCCCCACCGGGGTCACCCGAGGGCGGGCGCACTGGTCCACCGCCGCGATCCGGGTGCCGTTCTCCTCCCCCACCAAGCCGACGACGCTGCTGACGATCACCTCCTGCGAGGAGACGTCGTACCTGCCGGACGACGGCACGGGCGGTGAGTGGGTGGACGCCGAGCTCGTGCGGCTGAGCGCCGCGGCCGGCGGGGTCGAGGCGATCGTCTACGGCAGGGACTGGCTGCGGTCCGACCGGCTCGTGCTCGCGCTGCACGGCGGGCCGCTGTCGGCGTGGCGCATGCAGTTCGAGCCGCTGTTCCAGGCGCTGGCCTCCGCGGGGGTCGCGGTCGTGGCGCCGAACTACCGCGGCAGCACCGGCTACGGGCACGAGCACCTGAGCCCGGTGCTGGATTCCTGGGGCGGGCCCGACCTCGACGACGTGGTCGCCATCGGCGCCGACCTGGGCTCGCTGCGCGCCGACCTCCCGCGGCCGATGGTCCTCGGCGTCAGCTACGGCGCGTTCCTCTCGCTGCTGGCTGCCAGCGCCGCACCGAAGCTGTGGTCGGCGTGCGTCGCGCTGGCGCCCCTGCTGTCCGGGGCACGCCTGCACTCCGCGAGCGCGCCCTGGGTCGGGCACCGCGCGATGCGGTTGGGAGCACTGTCCGGAATAGACGATCAGCTCGGTGCGCGCGACGTGTTGCGGCTGTGTCCGGAGATCTCGGTTCCGCTGCTGCTGATGCACGGCACCGATGACGACGTGATCCCCGTCGGCCAGTCCAGGGAGCTGCGCGACCGCTTGCTGGAGACCGGCCGCGCCGATCTGACTTACAAGGAGGTCCCCGGGAACCACCACGAGGTGGTGACCGGTGTGTCCGCGGTGGTGCGCAACACCGTGGCCCGCTTCTGCCGCACGTGGGGGCGCCCATGA
- a CDS encoding class I adenylate-forming enzyme family protein, translating to MLEDALAVSEESRNRTAWLRHGPETNVENLAAGTLPGTLRPDDGPALLFPSESDQWLSHRVLDERSRGTASWLLSRGLAPGDRVLLCGGNSAALVVAYLAILRAGGIVVLANPAYTGDELAHLVDDSQASWAFAARPASALVDVANAVSLDEPLPGLEPGPLPRIGSADVALLAYTSGTTGAPKGVPLTHANLLSSIRAAMHAWRWSAGDVLVHSLPLSHQHGLGGVHATLLAGSSAVVLPHFDAAELGDAIQRHGATVLFAVPAVHERLVAEVPDALGAPSLRLAVSGSAPLSPDLAERIAAVMGEPPLERYGSTESGLDVSNPLDGPRLPGTVGLPLPGVELRVGTDSGEPIEDGTEGEILLRGPQVFSGYWNLPEATAEAFHPGGWFRTGDLGRIDADTGYLRITGRKKELIITGGLNVYPREVELALEKHPAVASAAVAGLPSRRWGEQVTAWVVAESQVSAEEVVAHARKLLAPYKCPKQVFFVDSLPRNSMGKLRRSELREPLDTSELDKAVAKLWRAEL from the coding sequence GTGCTGGAGGACGCATTGGCGGTATCCGAGGAGTCCCGAAACCGGACGGCGTGGCTGCGCCACGGCCCCGAAACCAACGTCGAAAACCTCGCCGCGGGCACGCTGCCGGGAACGCTGCGCCCCGACGACGGGCCCGCGTTGCTCTTCCCCTCCGAGAGCGATCAGTGGCTGAGCCACCGCGTGCTCGACGAGCGCAGCCGGGGCACCGCGTCCTGGTTGCTGAGCCGCGGCCTCGCCCCCGGCGACCGGGTCCTGCTCTGCGGTGGCAACTCCGCCGCACTGGTGGTGGCCTACCTGGCGATCCTGCGCGCCGGCGGCATCGTCGTGCTGGCGAACCCGGCCTACACCGGCGACGAGCTCGCCCACCTCGTCGACGACAGCCAGGCGTCGTGGGCGTTCGCCGCCCGGCCCGCGTCCGCGCTGGTCGACGTCGCGAACGCGGTCTCGCTCGACGAGCCGCTCCCCGGGCTCGAACCGGGTCCGCTGCCCCGGATCGGTTCCGCCGACGTCGCGCTGCTCGCCTACACCTCCGGTACGACGGGCGCACCGAAAGGCGTGCCGCTGACCCACGCCAACCTGCTCTCGTCGATCCGGGCCGCGATGCACGCGTGGCGCTGGAGCGCCGGCGACGTGCTGGTGCACTCGCTGCCGCTGAGCCACCAGCACGGGCTCGGCGGCGTGCACGCCACGCTGCTGGCCGGTTCGTCGGCGGTGGTGCTGCCCCACTTCGACGCCGCCGAGCTCGGCGATGCGATCCAGCGGCACGGCGCCACGGTGCTGTTCGCGGTACCCGCGGTCCACGAACGCCTCGTGGCCGAGGTCCCCGACGCGCTGGGCGCTCCGAGCCTGCGGCTGGCGGTCAGCGGCTCGGCGCCGCTGTCGCCGGACCTCGCCGAGCGGATCGCGGCGGTCATGGGCGAACCACCGCTGGAACGCTACGGCAGCACGGAGAGCGGGCTCGACGTCTCCAACCCCCTCGACGGTCCTCGCCTGCCCGGCACGGTGGGTCTGCCGCTGCCGGGCGTCGAGCTCCGCGTCGGCACGGACTCCGGCGAGCCGATCGAGGACGGCACCGAAGGAGAGATCCTGCTCCGCGGGCCGCAGGTGTTCTCCGGTTACTGGAACCTCCCCGAGGCCACGGCCGAGGCGTTCCACCCCGGCGGCTGGTTCCGGACCGGCGACCTCGGCCGGATCGACGCCGACACCGGCTACCTGCGCATCACGGGACGCAAGAAGGAGCTCATCATCACCGGCGGGCTCAACGTCTACCCCCGCGAGGTCGAGCTCGCCCTGGAGAAGCACCCCGCGGTCGCCTCCGCGGCGGTCGCCGGGCTGCCGTCGCGGCGCTGGGGCGAGCAGGTCACCGCGTGGGTGGTCGCGGAGTCGCAGGTCTCTGCCGAGGAGGTCGTGGCCCACGCGAGGAAGCTGCTGGCACCGTACAAGTGCCCGAAGCAGGTGTTCTTCGTCGACTCCCTCCCGCGCAACAGCATGGGCAAGCTGCGGCGCTCGGAGCTGCGCGAGCCGCTGGACACCTCGGAACTCGACAAGGCGGTGGCGAAGCTGTGGCGAGCGGAGTTGTGA
- a CDS encoding FAD binding domain-containing protein codes for MKPAPFEYHRAHDVRGAVELLTELGDDAKLLAGGQSLVAMMNFRLARPAALVDVGRVDGLRYLRSDGAALRIGALTTHHEVQTARAPRLPDSFGVLSRAARWIGHYPIRTRGTVGGSLAHADSTAEWCLLAVLLDAEIVAESTGGRRSIPAAEFFSGFLDTALRPDEMIVEVVFPCPAPHAALTEFAQRAGDFAIVAAAVDLDVADGVCRGGRIALGGVDAVPVRVPEAEAVLSGAELGDELFTACADAAATAIEPGDDAHGSADYRRMLTRTLVARACREATAV; via the coding sequence GTGAAGCCGGCACCGTTCGAGTACCACCGCGCGCACGACGTCCGCGGCGCCGTCGAGCTGCTCACCGAGCTCGGCGACGACGCCAAGCTGCTCGCGGGCGGCCAGAGCCTGGTAGCGATGATGAACTTCCGGCTGGCACGACCGGCCGCGCTGGTCGACGTCGGCCGTGTCGACGGCCTGCGCTACCTGCGTTCCGACGGCGCCGCGCTGCGCATCGGCGCGCTGACCACGCACCACGAGGTGCAGACCGCCCGCGCACCGCGGCTCCCCGACTCCTTCGGCGTGCTCAGCAGGGCGGCGCGCTGGATCGGCCACTACCCGATCCGGACCAGGGGCACCGTCGGCGGCAGCCTCGCACACGCCGACTCCACCGCCGAGTGGTGCCTGCTCGCGGTCCTGCTGGACGCCGAGATCGTCGCCGAGAGCACCGGCGGGCGCCGCTCGATCCCGGCGGCGGAGTTCTTCTCCGGCTTCCTCGACACGGCCCTGCGACCCGACGAGATGATCGTCGAGGTCGTGTTCCCGTGCCCGGCGCCGCACGCCGCGCTGACGGAGTTCGCCCAGCGCGCCGGGGACTTCGCGATCGTGGCCGCCGCCGTGGACCTCGACGTGGCCGACGGGGTGTGCCGGGGCGGGCGGATCGCACTGGGCGGGGTCGACGCGGTGCCGGTCCGGGTCCCCGAGGCCGAGGCGGTCCTGTCCGGGGCCGAGCTCGGCGACGAGTTGTTCACCGCCTGCGCCGACGCGGCGGCCACCGCGATCGAGCCGGGCGACGACGCGCACGGCAGCGCCGACTACCGCCGGATGCTGACCCGCACGCTGGTCGCTCGCGCGTGCCGGGAGGCGACGGCGGTATGA
- a CDS encoding ABC transporter ATP-binding protein has translation MSDVAMAPPRRRGFARFLPLERAEGENAAAGRALLAECLRECPLWSSVLVPAVIARTAAALLLPAAVAEGIDAAVSGAGVATAVVHVGVVLTVLSAAEAAMELANAYYKAAVTADLRNRFIRHVLALGVAGRRRFASGDLLSRLTTDTAKPAGFLLVLLNIAVGLLTLAGCAVALWIIDWTLALTLLVGIPVAFGMVRLFVSRTAKHFLRYQQIQADIVARFLDALRGARTIRANGNPQRDAARVLRPLGELNITGRAVWKAQGQIGWQLLLLISLLQIAVLCVGGFALTAERITAGEFVASAGYVLLAVHGFEAVESIVMVLKSHIGATRVATVLSTPAREPGSPVVPDIGAGRLDLRGVTVRDGDRVVLDNVYLRIPAGSNVAAVGRSGSGKSVLAAVAGRLVHPSGGSVTFDGVAFAELSESALRASVAYAFEKPALLGRTIHDAIAYGRPGASRAEVERAARIARADHFVRKLPAGYDTPVREARFSGGEVQRLGLARAVLVDARLVILDDATSSLDAATEVQVAHAFDRVLAGRTCLLVAHRASTAARADLVAWLDEGRVRGFAPHAQLWSDPAYREVFGG, from the coding sequence ATGTCAGACGTCGCCATGGCGCCGCCGCGACGGCGCGGCTTCGCGCGCTTCCTGCCGCTTGAGCGCGCCGAGGGCGAGAACGCCGCTGCCGGGCGCGCGCTGCTCGCCGAGTGCCTCCGCGAGTGTCCGCTGTGGAGTTCGGTGCTGGTTCCCGCGGTCATCGCCAGGACCGCCGCCGCGCTGCTGCTGCCCGCCGCCGTCGCTGAGGGCATCGACGCCGCGGTGAGCGGGGCGGGTGTGGCGACCGCGGTCGTCCACGTCGGTGTCGTCCTGACCGTGCTCAGCGCCGCCGAGGCCGCGATGGAACTGGCGAACGCCTACTACAAGGCCGCGGTCACCGCCGACCTGCGCAACCGCTTCATCCGCCACGTCCTGGCGCTCGGTGTCGCGGGCCGCCGCCGCTTCGCCTCCGGCGACCTGCTCTCCCGCCTGACCACCGACACCGCCAAGCCCGCCGGTTTCCTGCTCGTGCTGCTCAACATCGCGGTAGGACTGCTCACCCTGGCCGGTTGCGCGGTGGCGCTGTGGATCATCGACTGGACGCTCGCGCTGACGCTGCTGGTGGGAATCCCGGTCGCCTTCGGAATGGTCCGGTTGTTCGTGTCGCGGACGGCCAAGCACTTCCTGCGCTACCAGCAGATCCAGGCCGACATCGTCGCGCGGTTCCTCGACGCCCTGCGCGGCGCCCGCACGATCCGCGCCAACGGCAACCCGCAGCGCGACGCGGCGCGCGTGCTGCGCCCGCTGGGCGAGCTCAACATCACCGGACGCGCGGTGTGGAAAGCCCAGGGGCAGATCGGTTGGCAACTGCTGCTGCTCATCTCGCTGCTGCAGATCGCGGTGCTGTGCGTCGGCGGATTCGCCCTGACGGCGGAGCGGATCACGGCGGGCGAGTTCGTCGCATCGGCGGGCTACGTGCTGCTGGCGGTCCACGGCTTCGAAGCCGTGGAGAGCATCGTGATGGTGCTGAAGTCCCATATCGGTGCGACGCGGGTGGCCACCGTGCTCTCCACCCCCGCCCGGGAGCCGGGTTCGCCGGTGGTGCCCGACATCGGGGCCGGTCGGCTCGACCTGCGCGGGGTCACGGTGCGCGATGGCGACCGGGTCGTGCTCGACAACGTCTACCTGCGGATTCCGGCAGGCAGCAACGTCGCCGCGGTCGGCAGGTCCGGATCCGGCAAGTCGGTGCTGGCCGCGGTCGCCGGACGGCTGGTGCACCCCAGTGGCGGCAGCGTGACCTTCGACGGCGTCGCCTTCGCCGAGCTCTCGGAGTCGGCGCTGCGGGCGTCGGTGGCCTACGCCTTCGAGAAACCCGCGCTGCTGGGCCGCACCATCCACGACGCCATCGCCTACGGGCGCCCCGGAGCCTCCCGCGCCGAGGTCGAGCGGGCCGCGCGGATCGCGCGGGCCGACCACTTCGTGCGCAAGCTCCCCGCCGGCTACGACACCCCCGTGCGGGAGGCGCGGTTCTCCGGCGGAGAGGTCCAGCGCCTCGGCCTGGCTCGGGCGGTGCTGGTCGACGCGCGGCTGGTGATCCTCGACGACGCCACCAGCTCGCTCGACGCGGCCACCGAGGTCCAGGTCGCGCACGCCTTCGACCGCGTGCTGGCCGGGCGCACGTGCCTGCTGGTCGCGCACCGCGCGTCCACGGCCGCGCGCGCCGACCTGGTGGCATGGCTGGACGAAGGGCGCGTCAGGGGCTTCGCCCCGCACGCGCAGTTGTGGTCCGACCCCGCCTACCGGGAGGTGTTCGGTGGCTGA
- a CDS encoding amidase, producing the protein MSASVTGLAARLRSSGTTATELVARALDAARNSATGAFVELLPERAAQDAAVADRELAGGTDRGPLHGIPVAVKDNIDVAGAWTRCGTRDLGHHCAERDAAIVSRLRDAGAVVIGKTRTHELAWGMVTPGCRNPLDPARITGGSSGGSAAAVAEGVVPVALGTDTGGSIRNPAALCGVVGIKAGVGTLPTDGVAPLAPTQDAPGVLGATVSDCRVALTVLGAEPSGPPVRRVGVIRDHWARRVEPPVAAAIDDAVLRLREAGVEAVEVAVRNSDLAMAASYVIMLAESARHWWPADPDQVGPQVRDVLRLGARVADADYRRALAVRRSIIAGLDDAFGQVDALLMASSPVLASRIGDELTGCAGRMLPVQAAHASATSLASVSGVPALSVPGLPGPEGLPTGVQFLAPTTDPLLRCAELLERGRGDAENG; encoded by the coding sequence GTGAGCGCCTCGGTCACCGGACTCGCGGCTCGGTTGCGGTCTTCCGGCACGACCGCAACCGAGCTGGTCGCCCGGGCGCTCGACGCCGCGCGCAACAGCGCGACCGGTGCGTTCGTCGAGCTGCTGCCCGAACGCGCGGCGCAGGACGCCGCGGTGGCCGACCGCGAACTGGCCGGCGGGACCGATCGTGGCCCGCTGCACGGGATTCCGGTCGCGGTGAAGGACAACATCGACGTCGCCGGGGCCTGGACCCGCTGCGGCACGCGCGATCTCGGCCACCACTGCGCCGAGCGGGACGCGGCGATCGTGAGCAGGCTGCGCGACGCGGGCGCGGTCGTGATCGGCAAGACCCGCACCCACGAGCTGGCCTGGGGCATGGTGACCCCCGGCTGCCGCAACCCGCTGGACCCGGCGCGGATCACCGGCGGCTCCAGCGGTGGCTCGGCCGCCGCCGTGGCCGAGGGCGTCGTCCCGGTCGCGCTGGGCACCGACACCGGCGGTTCGATCCGCAACCCCGCCGCGCTGTGCGGCGTGGTCGGCATCAAGGCCGGGGTCGGCACGCTCCCAACCGATGGCGTCGCGCCCCTCGCCCCGACGCAGGACGCACCAGGGGTGTTGGGTGCGACGGTTTCCGACTGCCGAGTCGCGCTGACCGTGCTCGGTGCCGAACCGTCCGGGCCGCCCGTGCGCCGCGTCGGCGTGATCCGCGACCACTGGGCCAGGCGGGTCGAGCCACCGGTCGCCGCCGCCATCGACGACGCAGTGCTCCGGCTGCGCGAAGCCGGGGTGGAGGCGGTGGAAGTCGCCGTGCGCAACTCCGACCTCGCCATGGCGGCGTCCTACGTGATCATGCTCGCGGAGTCGGCACGGCACTGGTGGCCCGCCGACCCCGACCAGGTCGGCCCGCAGGTGCGCGATGTGCTGCGGCTCGGCGCACGGGTCGCCGACGCCGACTACCGGCGGGCGCTCGCGGTCCGGCGCTCCATCATCGCCGGGCTGGACGACGCCTTCGGCCAGGTCGACGCGCTGCTGATGGCGAGCTCACCGGTGCTGGCGAGCAGGATCGGCGACGAGCTGACCGGATGCGCGGGCCGGATGCTGCCGGTGCAGGCCGCGCACGCTTCCGCGACCTCCCTGGCCTCGGTGTCCGGAGTACCCGCGCTGTCGGTGCCCGGCCTGCCTGGACCGGAGGGACTGCCCACCGGCGTGCAGTTCCTCGCCCCCACGACCGACCCCCTGCTGCGCTGCGCGGAACTGCTGGAGCGCGGGCGCGGCGACGCAGAGAACGGATGA
- a CDS encoding VenA family class IV lanthipeptide, with translation MYEEFELDVTALQQLPETEPVDQDGVQFGGGGGDQCLLLSNCLALTLVNED, from the coding sequence ATGTACGAAGAATTCGAGCTCGACGTGACCGCTCTGCAGCAGCTTCCGGAAACCGAGCCGGTCGACCAGGACGGCGTGCAGTTCGGCGGAGGCGGCGGCGACCAGTGCCTACTGCTGAGCAACTGCCTCGCCCTCACCCTCGTCAACGAGGACTGA
- a CDS encoding GntR family transcriptional regulator, with product MSQPLYTSKTELVTSMLREMIVTGELAAGTTLRQRDLADRLGVSPTPVREALRRLESEGLITTDAHRSATVAESAFDAKEENYLIRAALESLAAQLAAKRITSERLSAIQSVNDRIAGLAEDDRSYGSLNRDFHFAIYQAAESPVLLSLMRMLWQSMPDGPKVVRTHRESAEEHQAIIDALREGDSARAGELTRAHIVGSTHLEDERPARREGGR from the coding sequence TTGTCCCAGCCGCTGTACACCAGCAAGACCGAACTGGTCACCAGCATGCTCCGGGAGATGATCGTCACCGGTGAGCTGGCGGCGGGAACCACGCTGCGCCAGCGCGACCTGGCCGACCGGCTCGGCGTGAGCCCGACACCGGTCCGCGAGGCGCTGCGCAGGCTGGAGTCGGAGGGCCTGATCACCACCGACGCGCACCGCAGCGCCACGGTCGCCGAGTCGGCGTTCGACGCCAAGGAGGAGAACTACCTGATCCGCGCCGCGCTGGAGTCGCTGGCCGCGCAGCTGGCGGCCAAGCGGATCACCTCGGAGCGGCTGTCGGCGATCCAGTCGGTCAACGACCGGATCGCCGGGCTGGCCGAGGACGACCGCTCCTACGGCTCGCTCAACCGCGACTTCCACTTCGCCATCTACCAGGCCGCCGAGAGCCCGGTGCTGCTCTCGCTGATGCGGATGCTGTGGCAGTCGATGCCCGACGGACCCAAGGTCGTGCGCACCCACCGCGAGTCCGCCGAGGAGCACCAGGCGATCATCGACGCCCTGCGCGAGGGCGACAGCGCCCGGGCCGGAGAGCTCACCCGCGCGCACATCGTCGGCAGCACCCATCTGGAGGACGAGCGCCCGGCCAGGCGCGAGGGAGGCCGCTGA